From the Methanobacterium spitsbergense genome, one window contains:
- a CDS encoding NAD(P)/FAD-dependent oxidoreductase: MEDQQKFAGYGSFSNKIRNENKIVIGERAGFQDLLWGFGIRNAIKSGFIAANNILEGNDSENYYKTVEKYFRPKFNAGIVNRFIWEKFASSNYSLILNRIYKSKDPLKYLYSFHNFNLFQKVTYPLALFYMKHRYSNLKL, translated from the coding sequence ATGGAAGATCAACAGAAATTCGCGGGCTATGGAAGCTTTTCAAATAAGATTAGAAATGAAAATAAAATAGTGATCGGAGAAAGAGCAGGATTTCAAGATTTATTATGGGGCTTTGGAATTAGAAACGCGATAAAATCAGGTTTTATAGCTGCAAACAATATTTTAGAAGGTAATGATTCTGAAAATTATTATAAAACTGTTGAAAAATATTTTAGACCAAAATTTAATGCAGGAATAGTTAACAGATTCATATGGGAGAAATTTGCATCCAGTAATTATTCACTCATTTTAAATAGGATATATAAATCCAAAGATCCATTAAAGTACCTATATTCATTTCACAATTTCAATCTCTTTCAAAAAGTTACCTATCCCCTTGCGCTTTTCTATATGAAGCATAGGTATTCAAATCTCAAACTATAA
- a CDS encoding NAD(P)/FAD-dependent oxidoreductase: protein MQYIKILGAGPAGLSAAINLANEGYIVDVFEKNKDIGSRVQKNLQGLENWSDNQDIIKEFRKMKIKPNFDFEPFKNLKITNNDENWDFYCKRPAFYLVKRGTEEKSLDQGLKEQALDKGVNIHFEETAPIEDVDIVATVLIQETNSQLQED, encoded by the coding sequence ATGCAATATATTAAAATTTTAGGAGCAGGTCCTGCAGGATTGTCTGCAGCCATTAATCTTGCAAATGAAGGTTATATTGTAGATGTTTTTGAAAAAAATAAAGACATCGGCTCAAGAGTTCAAAAAAACCTACAAGGACTTGAAAACTGGTCAGATAATCAAGATATAATAAAAGAATTTCGTAAAATGAAAATAAAACCCAATTTCGATTTTGAACCTTTCAAAAATCTTAAAATAACTAATAACGATGAAAACTGGGATTTTTATTGTAAACGACCTGCATTTTACCTTGTAAAGCGTGGTACTGAAGAAAAAAGTTTAGATCAAGGGTTAAAGGAACAAGCACTTGATAAAGGAGTCAACATACATTTTGAGGAAACCGCCCCAATTGAAGATGTTGATATAGTTGCAACTGTCCTGATCCAAGAAACAAATTCGCAGTTGCAAGAGGATTAA